The Aeromicrobium yanjiei DNA segment GTCCCAGAGCGGTCGTTCGCCCGAGACCGGCTTGTAGACGACGGCGACGTCGCCGATCTGGCCGACGAACGTCGCATTGGACGCCGGCATGACGCGGCCCGTGATCTCCAGGTCGCCGTCGAGGTCGAGGCCGGTCGTCACCGGAACCCTTCGGGCAGCTCGCAGACGTGCTCCTCGGAGTCCATCGGCAGGCTGCAGAGCGGGCAGATCGGGCGACCCGCGCCGACGACCTCGCGCGTCCGCTTGGAGAACGCGCGGGCGCTGCCCACCGGGATGCGGACGACCAGCACCTCCTCGGGCTCCACCTCGGCCAGGTCGATGGTCTCGAGCTCCTCGGCGTCGACGACGAGGATCGGGAACGCCTCGATCACGATCTGGGCGGTGGTCGGGTCCCAGCCGAGGCTCATGGCGCCCGCCCGGAACTCCTCCTCGACGGGCTGCTCGAGCGGGTCGTTGTCGACGAGGGCGGCGGGGGTGAGCGCCGGGACGCTGAACGGATTGCCGTCCTCGGCCATCAGCCCGTCGAGGACCTCCTCGATCTTCTCGGCGAGGGCAGCGGCCTGCTCCTTCTCGATGCCGACGCTGACGACCCGCTTGCCCGCGCGGGCCTGGAGGAAGAACGTCCGGGCGCCGGGTTCGCCGACGGTGCCGACGACGAAACGGTCCGGCCAGTCGAATCCGTGGACGAGGGGTGGCATGCGGTCCATGTTAGGCGGGCCCACCCGGGCCCGCCCCGCCACCGACCTGGGCGTCCTCCGCGGGGGGAGCCGCTCGCAGCCAGGACAGGTCGCCCGCGTCGGTGTTCGTCGCCACGACGTCGGGACGCGCGGCGCCGTAGCGCACGATCGAGACCGACGCGGGGTTGACGTTGATGCGCTGGAACAGGTCCAGGTGCATGCCCAGGGCGTCCGCGAGGATCGCCTTGATGATGTCGCCGTGGCTGACCGCGGCCCAGACCGCGCCGGGTCCGTGCTCGGCCTCGAACGCCGCGTCGTGCCGCCTGATCGCGGCGACCGACCGTGCCTGCATCGCCGGCAGCGACTCCCCGCCGGGGAAGACCGCAGCGGACGGCTGGCCCTGCACGACCTTCCAGAGATCCTCCTTGGCCAGGTCCTTGAGCGCGCGGCCCTGCCACTCGCCGTAGTCGCACTCGGTGATGCCCTTGTCGACCGAGGTGACGGGGGAGCCGTCCTGGTGCTGCAGGATTGCGCGGGCGGTCTGTCGACACCGCTCGAGCGGGCTCGTGACGACGCCGACCAGCGGGACGACGGCCAGACGCTCACCCGTGCGGGCGGCCTGCGTGCGACCGGTCTCGTCGAGCCGGACCCCGGCCGTCCGGCCGGCGAGGACGCCACTCGCATTGGCGGTGGTGCGTCCGTGCCGGACGAGGATGACGGTGGCCATGCGGCTGATCGTAGACGGCCCACGAAGCCGCTACGGTGGTGCCGTGTCAGCCCTCGAGGTCGTCCTGGCCGTGTCGACCGGTGCGCTCGCGGTGGCACTCGCCGTGACCGTGGTGCGTCTGCGAGCCGTCCGCCGTCAGGTCGCGAGGCTGCAGGAGGAGGGTCCGCGACCGACCCGGCAGCGGCGGGTGCCCACGGCCACCCAGGCCGTACGCACCGTCGTCGGTACGGCGCTGAAGGTGCGGGACCACGGCCTCGGCGGGGTCATCCGCAGCTCGGTCGACGATCTCGCGCTGTGGGCCGACGTCGAGCGTCCCGACCTTGCCGGCCTCGCCGGGGCCGACGGCACGCTGACGATCCTGTTCTCCGACATCGAGGACTCCACTGCGCTCAACCACGAGCTCGGCGACCGCGGGTGGGTCCGGTTGCTCTCGCGGCACGACCGTCTCGTGCAACGGGCGGTCGACGCGCACGGCGGGCACGTGGTCAAGACGCAGGGGGACGGCTTCATGGTCGCGTTCGCGGAGGCAGCCGAGGCCGTCGCCGCCGCGTGCATGATCCAGCGCGATCTCTCCCGGCTCCGGTCCCGCTCGAAGTTGTACGGGGTGAGGGTCCGCATCGGCGCGCACCGCGGCTCCGCGGTGCACCGCGACAACGATCTGTTCGGCCGCAACGTCGCCCTCGCGGCGCGCGTCGCCTCGCAGGCGGACGGCGCGGAGGTGCTCGTCAGCGACGCCGTGCTCAGGGCCGTCGGGGAGGCCGCCCTACCGGTCCTGGACAGCCGGGAGGTCGAGCTCAAGGGCGTACCGGGGACCCACCGCCTGCACCGCGTCGACTGGCAGCGCGGTGGATCTGCCACCGTATGACGGCGATTTCCGGCTCATACGGTGGCGTGCGCACCGCGCCCGACGGAATCCCGTTTCTTGACTGACTCAAGAAAACCGGTAGGCTGCAGGCATGAACACGACCGCTGAGATCGAGCGCACCTTGCGCG contains these protein-coding regions:
- a CDS encoding DUF3090 domain-containing protein — its product is MPPLVHGFDWPDRFVVGTVGEPGARTFFLQARAGKRVVSVGIEKEQAAALAEKIEEVLDGLMAEDGNPFSVPALTPAALVDNDPLEQPVEEEFRAGAMSLGWDPTTAQIVIEAFPILVVDAEELETIDLAEVEPEEVLVVRIPVGSARAFSKRTREVVGAGRPICPLCSLPMDSEEHVCELPEGFR
- a CDS encoding histidine phosphatase family protein, producing MATVILVRHGRTTANASGVLAGRTAGVRLDETGRTQAARTGERLAVVPLVGVVTSPLERCRQTARAILQHQDGSPVTSVDKGITECDYGEWQGRALKDLAKEDLWKVVQGQPSAAVFPGGESLPAMQARSVAAIRRHDAAFEAEHGPGAVWAAVSHGDIIKAILADALGMHLDLFQRINVNPASVSIVRYGAARPDVVATNTDAGDLSWLRAAPPAEDAQVGGGAGPGGPA
- a CDS encoding adenylate/guanylate cyclase domain-containing protein → MSALEVVLAVSTGALAVALAVTVVRLRAVRRQVARLQEEGPRPTRQRRVPTATQAVRTVVGTALKVRDHGLGGVIRSSVDDLALWADVERPDLAGLAGADGTLTILFSDIEDSTALNHELGDRGWVRLLSRHDRLVQRAVDAHGGHVVKTQGDGFMVAFAEAAEAVAAACMIQRDLSRLRSRSKLYGVRVRIGAHRGSAVHRDNDLFGRNVALAARVASQADGAEVLVSDAVLRAVGEAALPVLDSREVELKGVPGTHRLHRVDWQRGGSATV